A window of the Candidatus Nitrosotalea okcheonensis genome harbors these coding sequences:
- a CDS encoding lamin tail domain-containing protein, with the protein MKYSSSGLIAGIILLLVIGQSYSVNAQTPTIANHVVINEAEINPAIDDTKFPAQWVELYNPTSSPVNIGGWTIGATTGLRQAYTISAGTTIQSQQFIVYHYVPIWFPHAGAVIQLTNPTGTVIDQTPPLSDTQGDGNTWQRMYDGLSTGSVNDWVYNIGTPGFSNGKPPTTSTTTHLTMSVSTDKQGYVFGDFVNISGKVSQLVMSSTVSSIPQIVNMVLSGPQGFKQTFSLYPGNDLTFSQSVKTDQVLGFSQGTYTISASYGGVQTSTTFSLNPVAFVPPTQAAQTTLVISTDHSNYTTSQSVILLGTVSNVIPLTPVQYKVYDPTNVLIYQGNLFPDAQGKITSVNPYQSSTGSSGLLVNGVNPVYGIYRVSATYGGASATTIFTLVPAQIQTSQITLSTDKPAYAPGETVTFKGSTLLQGLQNAGLGPTLQIIQTGVGSSYQTSTSVTNAANVKIQVNLKSDNTFSYQFVLPGTSSSLGNYRAIVSIPQGSAESDFVVMQNPSAYNGTTSSSPFTIVTDKSLYAIGDPITISGQILHPIQISTQNSGVGVSIQVLNSTGMPVTSAGSLHANISILTSNQTAPAVTANALSYSAFPDANGRYQLQQIVQTGVYQPGNYMLKASYLNLVASTTFTVYDPLATGSQGPIAVSTDKKVYGVGDTVQLTGNISAQTSTSSFTLTLIKPDGEQITYPLILNNGHFSWTWTVASTASQGVQILTDRSSSPVSDPMINVYGIYHIKISSANVNTDLFFQVSKNPQPNQDIAPLVVMTDKTNYASTDVAKIWGEVVQTQNTASQETNTAVQILIYSSTGQEIYRGNANVNQGGQYYATVPFHIGIWHAGVYKLYVQYLTNTIISSFTVYDQFTTSSTGLQVFMTTDSDKYLPGQTVLVTGRTSSIVSVNNVNLSFGIANDTTIRDGQVTSIRGNVIPTVTVPFDQFGSFNYDYKIPSNAPLGNYTIIAQVPFGAYNAYFSVVDKLPVNTIPIINKTQTTHTTGVNNTVTNSTLSPPTIAPYTIGPTEKPSKTANMFVEKMGQLSESVVPINLGSKPRGNATYYPQELDGLLRVNPGDVNSVSLKVSSQDGTCIIGQDKGCKISGSTVQSSGVYQTEIIGGMQYLVGYSGTGGRLAQFSIMPAHTGDVIPDGQWSVQIIKKDQVTRFYYQVTYISK; encoded by the coding sequence ATGAAATACTCTAGCTCAGGCCTTATTGCAGGAATTATTCTCTTGCTTGTCATTGGGCAAAGTTATTCCGTAAATGCGCAAACCCCGACAATTGCAAACCATGTTGTAATAAACGAAGCAGAGATAAATCCTGCCATTGATGATACCAAGTTTCCTGCCCAATGGGTTGAACTGTACAACCCGACCAGTTCTCCCGTCAACATTGGAGGATGGACTATTGGGGCAACAACTGGACTAAGGCAGGCATATACGATATCTGCAGGTACCACAATCCAGAGCCAGCAGTTTATTGTTTATCACTATGTCCCAATTTGGTTTCCACATGCCGGTGCTGTAATACAGCTGACAAATCCTACTGGTACGGTAATTGATCAGACCCCTCCACTTTCAGATACCCAGGGTGATGGCAATACATGGCAGAGAATGTATGACGGTCTAAGTACTGGCTCTGTGAATGACTGGGTGTACAATATTGGCACTCCGGGTTTTTCAAATGGAAAACCACCGACAACTAGTACGACAACCCATCTAACAATGTCTGTGTCAACTGACAAGCAGGGTTATGTCTTTGGAGACTTTGTAAACATTAGTGGTAAAGTATCTCAACTTGTCATGAGTTCAACAGTGTCTTCAATCCCTCAGATTGTTAACATGGTTTTATCAGGTCCGCAAGGATTCAAGCAAACATTTTCACTCTATCCTGGAAATGATCTTACATTTTCCCAATCTGTGAAGACTGATCAGGTGCTGGGATTTTCTCAAGGAACGTATACCATTTCTGCATCATATGGAGGTGTACAAACATCCACAACATTTTCACTAAATCCAGTGGCATTTGTCCCGCCAACGCAAGCCGCTCAGACAACACTTGTAATATCCACGGATCATTCCAATTACACAACCTCGCAGTCTGTTATATTGTTGGGAACTGTCTCAAACGTAATTCCACTTACTCCTGTCCAGTACAAGGTCTATGATCCAACAAACGTCTTGATATATCAAGGAAATTTATTCCCTGATGCTCAAGGGAAAATAACTTCTGTAAATCCATATCAGAGCAGTACTGGCAGCTCTGGGTTGCTCGTCAATGGAGTAAATCCAGTTTATGGAATATATCGAGTGAGTGCAACTTATGGTGGGGCATCTGCCACTACTATATTCACACTTGTTCCTGCTCAAATACAAACTAGCCAGATAACGCTATCAACTGACAAGCCAGCATATGCACCAGGAGAAACCGTGACATTCAAAGGAAGTACGTTGCTTCAAGGGTTGCAAAATGCCGGACTGGGTCCAACCCTGCAAATAATCCAGACCGGTGTTGGATCTAGTTATCAAACTTCTACAAGTGTCACAAATGCTGCAAATGTCAAGATCCAAGTCAACCTCAAATCTGATAATACTTTCTCATACCAGTTTGTCCTTCCTGGAACCTCAAGCAGCTTAGGGAATTATAGGGCAATTGTATCAATACCACAAGGTAGCGCAGAATCCGACTTTGTTGTTATGCAAAACCCATCTGCATACAATGGCACAACATCATCATCTCCATTTACCATTGTTACAGACAAGAGTTTGTATGCTATAGGGGATCCAATAACAATATCTGGCCAAATTCTACATCCGATTCAAATCTCAACACAAAATTCCGGAGTAGGTGTGAGCATCCAAGTATTGAACTCAACAGGCATGCCCGTGACATCTGCTGGTAGTTTACATGCTAATATATCGATACTGACAAGTAACCAAACCGCACCTGCTGTTACTGCAAACGCCTTGTCTTATTCTGCATTCCCTGATGCTAATGGTCGCTATCAACTACAACAAATTGTCCAGACTGGAGTATATCAGCCAGGAAATTACATGCTCAAGGCATCTTACCTAAATTTGGTTGCTTCAACAACATTTACTGTATATGATCCGCTTGCAACAGGCTCACAGGGCCCAATTGCTGTAAGCACTGACAAAAAGGTATATGGTGTTGGAGATACTGTACAGTTGACTGGCAACATTTCCGCCCAAACAAGTACTTCGTCTTTTACACTGACATTGATAAAACCTGATGGGGAACAAATAACCTATCCACTAATTCTTAACAATGGTCACTTTTCATGGACTTGGACAGTGGCAAGCACAGCAAGCCAGGGTGTCCAAATTCTAACTGATAGGTCGTCTTCTCCGGTATCAGATCCTATGATCAACGTCTATGGAATATATCACATAAAAATAAGTTCGGCCAATGTAAACACTGACCTGTTTTTCCAAGTATCTAAAAATCCACAGCCAAATCAAGACATTGCTCCCCTTGTAGTGATGACTGACAAGACAAATTATGCCTCAACAGATGTAGCAAAGATCTGGGGAGAAGTTGTTCAAACACAAAATACCGCATCTCAGGAAACTAACACTGCAGTTCAAATTCTGATTTACTCTAGCACGGGACAAGAGATTTACCGAGGTAACGCAAATGTCAACCAGGGCGGTCAATATTATGCTACGGTGCCATTCCATATTGGTATCTGGCATGCTGGAGTCTACAAGCTTTATGTTCAATATCTTACAAATACAATAATATCATCATTTACCGTATATGACCAATTCACAACAAGTTCCACCGGGTTGCAGGTCTTTATGACTACTGACTCTGACAAGTATCTCCCAGGACAAACTGTACTTGTTACCGGAAGGACAAGCAGCATAGTCTCGGTCAATAATGTGAACCTTTCATTTGGCATTGCAAATGATACTACAATAAGAGATGGACAAGTCACATCAATTAGAGGGAATGTTATACCAACCGTTACTGTACCGTTTGATCAATTTGGATCCTTTAACTATGATTACAAGATCCCAAGCAATGCACCGCTTGGAAACTATACCATTATTGCACAGGTACCATTTGGGGCATACAATGCATACTTTAGCGTGGTGGACAAGCTACCCGTCAATACAATTCCAATCATAAACAAAACACAGACAACACACACCACTGGGGTGAACAACACTGTGACCAACTCTACTCTTTCTCCTCCAACAATTGCTCCATATACTATAGGGCCGACAGAAAAGCCCTCAAAGACAGCTAACATGTTTGTTGAAAAGATGGGCCAGCTTTCAGAGTCTGTAGTCCCAATAAATCTTGGTTCCAAACCACGTGGAAACGCAACATACTATCCACAGGAGCTTGATGGCCTTTTACGAGTAAACCCGGGTGACGTAAATTCCGTGAGCCTCAAGGTGAGCTCACAAGATGGAACGTGCATAATTGGGCAAGACAAGGGTTGCAAAATATCTGGCTCTACTGTCCAGTCAAGTGGAGTGTATCAGACTGAAATAATTGGTGGCATGCAATACCTTGTTGGATATTCCGGAACAGGAGGGAGGCTGGCTCAATTTAGCATCATGCCTGCACACACTGGCGATGTAATACCTGATGGGCAATGGAGTGTTCAGATAATTAAAAAAGACCAAGTAACTAGATTCTATTACCAGGTAACATATATCAGCAAATAA
- a CDS encoding sulfite exporter TauE/SafE family protein, with product MELISLVFSLSTLGLSQISSLEFSPIIIILSMISGIIVGFSLGVVGGGGSILAVPLLIYVIGIEPHVALGTSALAVAVNALINLIHHKKFGHVRIREGFVFAIPGIFGALIGSQLGLLTPSKHLLFLFGLFMIVIAITMWKRKLTILPTVLQHKHRIFLLHKKKIIIIGFAVGVTAGYFGIGGGFLITPALMYSAGLNIIDAIGTSLLPVSAFGLTTAIRYSLESQIQWFVSILFIIGGIGGGFVGTKLSIKLPREKLSKMFSILLVIVATFMIVKTLAGI from the coding sequence ATGGAATTAATCTCCCTAGTTTTTTCTCTTTCCACTTTGGGTTTATCTCAAATTTCTAGTTTAGAATTTTCGCCAATCATCATAATTCTTTCCATGATATCCGGGATCATAGTAGGATTTAGTCTTGGCGTGGTCGGAGGCGGAGGTTCTATACTTGCTGTTCCTCTTTTGATTTATGTCATAGGGATTGAACCGCATGTTGCACTTGGAACTTCAGCACTAGCTGTAGCTGTAAATGCTTTGATTAATCTGATACACCACAAAAAATTCGGGCATGTTAGGATCAGGGAAGGTTTTGTCTTTGCAATTCCCGGCATATTTGGTGCGTTAATTGGATCCCAGCTTGGCTTGCTTACTCCCTCAAAACATCTCTTGTTCTTGTTTGGTTTATTCATGATAGTCATAGCAATTACAATGTGGAAAAGAAAACTAACAATTTTACCCACAGTACTGCAGCACAAACATCGCATATTTCTTTTACACAAAAAGAAAATAATCATCATTGGTTTTGCAGTGGGTGTCACAGCCGGCTACTTTGGTATCGGCGGAGGCTTTTTGATCACTCCTGCCCTCATGTACTCTGCAGGTTTGAACATAATAGATGCCATTGGTACTTCGCTCCTACCTGTAAGTGCTTTTGGCCTGACTACTGCAATAAGATATTCTCTTGAATCTCAGATTCAGTGGTTTGTTTCGATTCTTTTCATCATTGGTGGTATAGGTGGAGGGTTTGTAGGTACAAAACTTTCGATAAAACTTCCAAGAGAAAAACTTTCCAAGATGTTTTCAATTCTTTTGGTGATAGTAGCAACATTCATGATTGTTAAAACTCTTGCTGGAATATGA
- a CDS encoding DUF302 domain-containing protein — MTGAAKTNFSYTVRTLKTINQAVDDMTTSLKDVGFGILGTLDFKEILQKKGLDFKDEYRLLEVCNPGAAKQVLESNPEVGLLLPCTIAIYQKNNENFISLAKPTSLLANIHDYTLEKFGKEIEQKLVQATEKAK; from the coding sequence ATGACCGGTGCGGCAAAGACAAATTTTAGCTATACTGTGAGGACTCTGAAGACAATAAATCAGGCAGTTGATGATATGACAACAAGTCTAAAGGATGTCGGCTTTGGTATTTTAGGTACTCTGGATTTTAAGGAAATTTTACAAAAGAAGGGATTGGATTTCAAGGATGAATATCGACTCTTAGAAGTATGCAATCCCGGAGCCGCAAAACAGGTATTGGAATCAAATCCAGAGGTTGGGTTGCTGTTACCCTGTACTATTGCAATATATCAGAAAAACAATGAGAACTTTATCAGCTTGGCAAAACCTACATCTCTTCTAGCTAATATTCATGACTATACATTGGAAAAATTTGGAAAAGAAATTGAACAAAAACTCGTACAGGCCACAGAGAAAGCGAAATGA
- a CDS encoding DUF367 family protein has product MQIQVLMFEQDDPSKCTAAKLVKFGIAKRVKHLTGKDMILNPFAKEFVLKTDRDLTQSLTAIDCSWELAQNMFLKRFVGLSRKLPPLLAGNPVNYSKVGKLTTAEAIAGALYVMDYGKLADSVLDKFKWGHTFFDLNQYMLQDYATAKTTEDVVKISKEYGLEV; this is encoded by the coding sequence ATGCAAATCCAAGTGTTAATGTTTGAGCAGGATGATCCATCCAAGTGTACTGCTGCCAAACTTGTAAAATTTGGAATTGCGAAACGTGTGAAACATCTTACAGGAAAAGACATGATTTTAAATCCATTTGCAAAAGAGTTTGTCCTGAAAACTGACAGGGATCTTACACAATCACTCACTGCAATCGACTGCTCATGGGAGCTTGCACAAAATATGTTCCTGAAAAGATTTGTGGGACTATCAAGAAAACTTCCACCACTTCTTGCAGGAAATCCTGTCAACTATTCAAAGGTCGGTAAGCTTACAACTGCTGAAGCGATAGCAGGTGCTTTGTATGTTATGGATTATGGCAAGCTTGCAGACTCGGTACTTGACAAGTTCAAGTGGGGTCATACATTTTTTGACTTGAACCAGTATATGCTGCAGGACTATGCCACTGCAAAAACAACAGAAGATGTTGTAAAAATATCTAAAGAATACGGTCTTGAAGTGTAA
- a CDS encoding MBL fold metallo-hydrolase has product MNANQESKKLAVTAEELYADLKSEKPLLVFDLRLKEHYIHEHIEGSVHAVCDSRAKETIMPRIPKGVKIVLIDEDGTISAETAGMMASYGLDSYFLKDGIKGWNKGLIKKETHSTISPEELWSKIKKKENVILVDVRQAEEFSDFKIPGSINIPLSELFKKENVNKIPRNKQIITICPHGNRSMVAAFALARNGIDALSLTGGLAGWGQVLNSQVVSREESIVVQVEKIGKGCLSYIVGSKGQAIAIDPVYPAEKYVEFARNEGLQIVKVIDTHQHADHVSAARELAKITNSELYMSKYEQYDFESNRVGEGDIVIVGDSKIRVIHTPGHTTGSLSYVLNEKYVFSGDILFVEGIGRPDLRNNANEFANDLYDTLHKKFLTLPNEVIVLPAHHGEQSSSKNGIYYTTIKEAKNLSILKLLHDGFIEKVASTTLPKPMNYEKIIQINRLSQPVPVLEIANLEIGPNRCAISTS; this is encoded by the coding sequence ATGAACGCCAATCAGGAATCCAAAAAACTTGCAGTCACTGCAGAAGAATTGTATGCAGATCTCAAAAGTGAAAAGCCACTTTTAGTGTTTGATTTACGACTAAAGGAACACTATATTCATGAGCACATAGAAGGCTCGGTTCATGCAGTCTGTGACTCGCGTGCAAAAGAGACCATAATGCCAAGAATTCCAAAAGGTGTAAAAATTGTATTAATTGATGAAGATGGAACCATATCTGCAGAGACAGCTGGCATGATGGCATCATATGGACTGGACTCTTACTTTCTCAAGGACGGAATCAAGGGTTGGAACAAAGGTCTCATCAAAAAAGAAACCCATTCCACAATTTCTCCCGAGGAGTTATGGTCCAAGATAAAGAAAAAAGAAAACGTGATATTAGTAGACGTAAGACAGGCTGAAGAGTTTTCAGACTTTAAAATTCCAGGCAGCATAAACATCCCGCTTTCAGAATTATTCAAGAAGGAAAATGTTAACAAGATACCAAGAAACAAACAGATAATCACAATCTGTCCTCACGGAAACAGGTCAATGGTAGCTGCTTTTGCCTTGGCAAGAAATGGAATAGATGCATTGTCCCTTACAGGGGGTCTTGCAGGTTGGGGACAAGTCCTAAATTCTCAAGTTGTATCAAGAGAAGAATCCATCGTAGTACAGGTGGAGAAAATTGGAAAAGGGTGCCTGTCATACATAGTGGGCTCAAAAGGACAGGCCATAGCAATTGATCCGGTTTATCCAGCAGAGAAGTATGTAGAGTTTGCAAGAAATGAGGGATTGCAAATAGTAAAAGTCATCGATACTCATCAACATGCAGATCATGTTTCTGCAGCACGGGAACTAGCTAAAATTACAAACTCGGAACTATATATGAGCAAGTACGAGCAATATGATTTTGAAAGTAACAGAGTTGGAGAGGGTGACATTGTAATTGTAGGTGATTCAAAGATCAGAGTAATTCATACTCCGGGACACACAACAGGAAGCTTGTCCTATGTCTTGAATGAAAAATATGTCTTTAGCGGTGATATTCTTTTCGTCGAGGGAATAGGAAGACCAGATTTGAGAAATAATGCAAACGAGTTTGCAAACGACCTGTACGATACACTGCACAAAAAGTTTCTCACCCTACCAAACGAGGTGATTGTTCTTCCAGCTCATCATGGAGAGCAATCTAGTTCTAAAAATGGCATCTATTATACCACCATCAAAGAAGCAAAGAATCTTTCAATATTGAAACTGTTACATGATGGTTTCATAGAAAAAGTTGCCAGTACAACACTTCCAAAACCAATGAACTATGAGAAAATAATCCAGATAAACAGATTGTCTCAGCCAGTACCTGTCTTGGAGATTGCAAATTTGGAGATTGGTCCAAACAGATGTGCCATATCAACATCCTAG
- a CDS encoding universal stress protein: MRKKISRILVPLDGSKNSLKGLDFAIYLARQCGATITGLYVLSFYIADSGPRIFGPYKKDLLQNAKNFIYDAKVRSAKEGVDLKEKIIEGDVVFQDIVKYANSGKCDIMVMSSRGFGPAKGWFLGSVTYSALHKSKIPVLVVK; encoded by the coding sequence ATGAGAAAAAAAATCTCTAGAATACTTGTACCATTGGATGGTTCCAAAAATTCTCTGAAAGGACTAGATTTTGCAATTTATCTTGCGAGGCAATGTGGTGCAACCATAACAGGACTATACGTATTATCGTTTTATATTGCTGATAGCGGCCCAAGAATATTTGGACCGTATAAAAAAGATCTTCTTCAAAATGCAAAGAATTTCATCTATGATGCAAAAGTTCGTTCAGCAAAAGAGGGTGTGGACTTGAAAGAAAAGATAATCGAGGGCGATGTAGTTTTTCAAGACATTGTAAAATATGCAAACAGTGGTAAATGTGACATCATGGTCATGTCATCAAGGGGATTTGGACCTGCCAAAGGATGGTTTTTGGGAAGTGTCACTTATTCGGCATTGCATAAATCAAAGATACCAGTACTGGTGGTCAAATAA
- a CDS encoding nitroreductase family protein, which translates to MDGKLFLEFLRKRRSIRSFKENAIDESKTDEMLEAINLAPSSGGLQTFEIYQVKNKEMKEKLVSAAKDQTFVAQAPLLLIFCANPSRSVERFGERSQLFSVQDATIAAAYAQLTSHALGLSTVWIGAFDEKQVSEILDIPKGQRPIAILPIGYENEKPKEKATRGAKDLLHVIN; encoded by the coding sequence ATGGACGGAAAATTATTCTTGGAGTTTCTAAGAAAAAGACGATCAATTAGGTCTTTCAAAGAAAATGCAATTGATGAATCCAAGACAGATGAGATGCTTGAGGCAATCAATTTGGCTCCATCATCTGGTGGTTTGCAAACCTTCGAAATTTACCAGGTAAAAAACAAAGAAATGAAAGAAAAATTAGTTTCGGCAGCAAAAGACCAGACATTTGTAGCGCAAGCTCCTTTGTTATTGATTTTTTGTGCAAATCCATCTCGTTCTGTTGAACGATTTGGAGAGAGATCACAGTTGTTTTCTGTTCAAGATGCCACCATCGCAGCTGCTTATGCTCAGCTAACATCTCATGCACTAGGATTGTCAACAGTGTGGATTGGAGCATTTGATGAAAAACAAGTCTCGGAGATACTGGATATTCCAAAAGGGCAAAGGCCGATTGCAATACTTCCTATTGGTTACGAAAATGAAAAACCAAAGGAAAAGGCAACGAGAGGGGCAAAAGACCTACTACATGTAATAAACTAG
- a CDS encoding amino acid permease translates to MEHESHAGLVRSLSLLDITMIGIAAMIGGAIFNLVGPAMHEGGPALLVVFLASGIISFFTALTYAELGSAFPEAGGGYRWVKEGLPRPNAFISGWIAWFAHMIAGSLYAVSIGAFFGSILTSIGVAPQYGGIPLEKIIAILSIILFTYVNYRGVSLTGKIGNGLTFMQIIIIIILISSGIYAMSFVNHNWAVNFQHFVPNGVTGFILAMGITFIAFEGYEIIVQAGEEVKNPKKNIPKAIFLTLGIVTVLYIVFTFVFLGGIDSSKIGKEVWQFIGDNQDVGIAKAAEYLIPYGTTLVFVGGLVSSIAALSATTFSSSRVSFAMGRQYNLPYIFSSIHKKYHTPHFAIIASGFIMLIMASWLPLEQIALVAGVMFLFLFTQVNWAGINIRRVHGHKLDYGFKIPLFPLMPIIGIICKAGLAIFLLIYNPLSWAIAIIWILIGFSIYKLYIAKKEIEHYAPLVANIGPPERKSYRIMVVFNKKTIEKLVKIASAIAKDKDGEISLLNVATIPLQIPLSMGHRFAEPIMKTFDELKNMPGFSDHRYLVRLSHDNTEAILATTEEQGINLLIMDFFDLKNNRKLLSLATCDILGVSIKKEFEKELSNVVVSYDKGRHSDLGIEIAHAFSNVIGSKIRIIRGVVESPEEERDILSRINEKMFDLDLRKVPVERVYPTSSEITKDLLENLNKDPEIVIVGAGNQSEQAFSPRTMEIVEKSRYSVFVVRDSRFSSIKARYFWQMIAPRLKENRIIYRVYRSIYKFRPVKKITSDEEYFSSRF, encoded by the coding sequence GCAGCCATGATTGGAGGTGCAATTTTCAACCTAGTAGGTCCTGCAATGCATGAAGGTGGGCCAGCACTTTTAGTAGTATTTCTGGCAAGTGGAATAATCAGTTTCTTTACTGCCTTGACATACGCCGAGCTTGGCTCTGCATTCCCAGAGGCAGGTGGAGGTTACAGGTGGGTAAAAGAGGGCCTGCCAAGGCCAAATGCATTCATCAGCGGCTGGATAGCTTGGTTTGCCCACATGATTGCAGGTAGTTTGTATGCAGTATCTATTGGAGCCTTTTTTGGTAGCATACTAACCAGTATTGGAGTTGCGCCACAATATGGAGGAATTCCACTTGAAAAAATTATTGCGATTTTATCCATCATACTTTTCACATATGTAAATTATCGGGGGGTTTCCCTTACAGGAAAGATTGGAAACGGACTAACTTTCATGCAGATAATCATAATCATCATTCTCATATCGTCTGGCATTTATGCGATGAGTTTTGTAAACCACAACTGGGCAGTAAACTTTCAGCACTTTGTTCCAAACGGAGTGACCGGATTCATTTTGGCAATGGGAATTACATTTATCGCATTTGAGGGATATGAAATAATTGTCCAAGCAGGAGAAGAGGTGAAAAATCCAAAGAAGAACATTCCAAAGGCAATATTTTTGACACTCGGAATAGTAACTGTGCTCTACATTGTGTTTACATTTGTCTTTCTTGGGGGAATTGATTCATCAAAGATTGGAAAGGAAGTATGGCAGTTCATTGGAGATAACCAAGATGTCGGGATTGCAAAAGCTGCAGAATATCTAATTCCATATGGAACAACGCTTGTTTTTGTTGGAGGACTTGTGTCAAGCATTGCAGCACTTAGTGCTACAACATTTTCGTCAAGCCGAGTATCCTTTGCAATGGGCAGACAATACAACTTGCCATATATTTTCAGTTCCATTCACAAAAAATACCACACACCGCATTTTGCAATAATTGCATCAGGTTTTATCATGTTGATAATGGCATCATGGTTGCCACTTGAACAGATTGCGCTTGTGGCAGGTGTCATGTTTCTGTTTTTATTCACGCAGGTAAACTGGGCTGGAATCAACATTAGACGAGTTCACGGGCACAAGCTTGACTATGGATTCAAGATTCCACTGTTTCCACTCATGCCAATAATTGGAATAATCTGCAAGGCAGGGCTTGCGATATTTTTGCTCATATACAACCCTCTTAGTTGGGCGATTGCCATAATCTGGATACTGATCGGATTTTCAATCTACAAGCTATACATTGCAAAAAAAGAGATAGAACATTATGCACCACTTGTTGCAAACATTGGCCCGCCAGAAAGAAAGAGTTATCGCATAATGGTTGTCTTTAACAAAAAGACAATTGAAAAGCTAGTCAAGATTGCATCAGCAATTGCAAAGGACAAGGATGGTGAGATCTCGCTTTTGAATGTGGCTACAATTCCCCTGCAAATTCCACTCTCAATGGGTCACAGGTTTGCAGAACCCATCATGAAGACATTTGATGAGTTAAAAAACATGCCTGGTTTTTCAGACCACAGATATCTTGTGAGGTTATCGCATGACAACACGGAGGCAATTCTTGCAACAACAGAAGAGCAGGGAATCAATCTTTTGATAATGGATTTTTTCGATCTAAAAAATAACCGAAAACTTCTCTCGCTTGCAACATGTGACATACTTGGTGTGAGTATCAAAAAAGAGTTTGAAAAAGAACTATCCAATGTTGTGGTATCATATGACAAGGGCAGACATTCGGATCTTGGAATCGAGATTGCACATGCATTTTCAAATGTGATTGGAAGCAAGATACGAATCATACGCGGTGTTGTAGAATCCCCAGAGGAGGAAAGAGACATCTTGAGTAGAATAAATGAGAAAATGTTCGACCTTGATCTCCGAAAGGTACCAGTCGAAAGGGTATATCCAACAAGTTCAGAAATAACGAAAGACCTGCTTGAGAACCTGAATAAAGATCCAGAGATCGTAATTGTTGGTGCGGGAAACCAATCAGAGCAGGCATTCAGTCCGCGAACCATGGAGATTGTGGAAAAATCACGATACAGTGTCTTTGTTGTAAGAGATTCAAGGTTTTCAAGCATAAAGGCAAGATACTTTTGGCAAATGATAGCTCCAAGGCTGAAGGAAAACAGGATAATTTACAGGGTCTATCGCAGCATTTACAAATTCAGGCCAGTCAAGAAGATCACTTCAGACGAGGAATATTTTTCATCAAGATTCTAA